One genomic region from Mycoplasmopsis meleagridis encodes:
- the rplI gene encoding 50S ribosomal protein L9, with protein sequence MKVILLKDIKEGKANTIIEVSNGYATNFLIAKGLALPYNQKTQKQLDKKLNDLIADKMEQRERALKIKEKLEEDSLNYVLDAKVDANGNLNVHNAVSTKEIIKDLAKKGYKLNKHAVQKVHLVSNGTHEIIINIFEDIKAVLRVNISLKALN encoded by the coding sequence ATGAAAGTTATACTATTAAAAGATATAAAGGAAGGCAAAGCAAATACTATTATTGAAGTAAGTAATGGCTATGCTACTAATTTTTTAATAGCTAAAGGCTTAGCCTTGCCTTATAATCAAAAAACACAAAAACAACTTGATAAAAAACTTAATGATTTAATAGCTGATAAAATGGAACAAAGAGAAAGAGCATTAAAAATTAAAGAAAAACTAGAAGAAGATAGCTTAAATTACGTTCTAGATGCTAAAGTAGATGCTAATGGCAATTTAAATGTCCATAATGCTGTTTCTACTAAAGAAATTATTAAAGATTTAGCTAAAAAAGGTTATAAACTTAACAAGCATGCAGTACAAAAAGTACATTTAGTTTCTAACGGAACGCATGAAATAATTATTAATATTTTTGAAGATATCAAAGCCGTTTTAAGAGTTAATATTTCTTTAAAAGCCCTTAATTAA
- a CDS encoding CNNM domain-containing protein, protein MNENPSIYWLIIPILLLIICSSFFSAAETAYTTLNIGKIETLVNKKAFGAKLIKKQFSFFNQTLVTLLICNNVVNIASSALLSSLLAKALVGNLSNYVALFSTLVMTPIIVLLGEITPKLIAKYHPINTAQVICYPLSFFYYLFWIFTYPISKIGKKIYITNTEEDLKNIIDVAQNEGVLETNESIMAQNALDLDSIKVKKHYVRLKDVVSVNVNNSNISEILDVFVETNYSRLPVINNEGQFIGIVLLKDIFHLQRGKISNFIKTVPTISSNISLSKALEILRLNKAQMAFVSENNSSTKILGIITIEDILEEIVGEIYDEYDQDEWKDILEVSLELYHINSNVKISQIIRKIGIELDIREDEKNLSLKDFLVKRTGKKISKNLNYSLNDITFFHPKKNPKNDTWTIELSLGNNADFRNRTIEETIIHDMSSRI, encoded by the coding sequence ATGAACGAGAACCCGAGTATTTATTGACTGATAATACCTATATTACTTTTAATTATTTGCAGCTCATTTTTTAGTGCTGCGGAAACAGCATATACTACCTTAAATATAGGAAAAATAGAAACTTTAGTGAATAAAAAAGCTTTTGGTGCCAAATTAATAAAAAAACAATTTTCGTTTTTTAACCAAACTTTAGTAACTTTATTAATTTGTAATAATGTTGTTAATATTGCATCATCAGCTCTTCTTTCCTCACTATTAGCTAAAGCTTTAGTAGGGAATTTAAGTAATTATGTAGCCTTATTTTCTACCTTAGTAATGACACCTATTATTGTTCTTCTTGGTGAAATTACTCCTAAATTAATTGCTAAATATCATCCCATTAACACAGCACAAGTAATTTGTTATCCCCTTTCATTTTTCTATTATTTATTTTGAATTTTTACCTATCCAATAAGTAAAATTGGTAAAAAAATTTATATAACTAATACTGAAGAAGATTTAAAAAATATCATTGATGTAGCTCAAAATGAAGGAGTTTTAGAAACAAACGAAAGTATCATGGCACAAAATGCTTTGGATTTAGATAGCATTAAAGTTAAGAAGCATTATGTTCGTTTAAAAGATGTAGTTTCAGTTAATGTAAATAATAGCAACATTAGTGAAATATTAGATGTTTTTGTTGAAACTAATTATTCTAGATTACCAGTAATAAATAATGAAGGACAATTTATAGGCATTGTTTTATTGAAAGACATTTTTCATTTGCAAAGAGGTAAAATTAGTAATTTTATTAAAACAGTTCCTACTATTAGTTCTAACATTTCACTTTCAAAAGCACTTGAAATTTTAAGATTAAATAAAGCACAAATGGCTTTTGTTTCAGAAAATAATTCATCTACAAAAATTTTAGGTATTATCACTATTGAAGATATTTTAGAAGAAATAGTTGGTGAAATTTATGATGAATATGATCAAGATGAATGAAAAGATATTTTAGAAGTTAGCTTAGAACTTTACCACATTAATAGTAATGTTAAAATTAGCCAAATAATACGTAAAATAGGCATAGAACTAGATATAAGAGAAGATGAAAAAAATCTTTCATTAAAAGACTTTTTAGTTAAAAGAACAGGCAAAAAAATTTCCAAAAATTTAAATTATTCCTTAAACGATATTACATTTTTTCATCCCAAAAAAAATCCAAAAAATGATACTTGAACAATTGAACTTTCATTAGGAAATAATGCCGATTTTAGAAATAGAACAATAGAAGAAACTATTATTCATGATATGAGCAGTAGAATATAA
- a CDS encoding GGDEF domain-containing protein, translated as MKNIKFNIKKKKFIINIALLTIFIILFVVFLSLYVIQISQNHPYYYHIIFVLLFIITLGLVSFMAIETISNFIYYNRIGQESFNSSLDEVNKHNLVGIIIYSVDNKIIWTSQFINDVFGNKWLGKKISAFFNHLKVADFNKKSFEFRHDNNFYSVEFWYLKNSLVIRDITIEKNLMNLYDKRTVVIGEVEIDNYQLYQSLLSDDQMFNLNTLVISVLDKLATDYNLVYRQYNPNGKFLIITDKESIEKMQRNNFGFFELTYTLDRKTDRKFTISLSAGFASGINLLSEKMQKAKDALSLAQSRGGNQVAIINNNLNAFYYGSSNEITPSTDRTKLTNIIKVLDETLKQKTVKKAIIYGHANADLDAIGSSLGLVALVRHYGKEAYICTSSQDSTTKKILNQYYPNSDIFIKPKQADKLKKEKDTLIFLTDVSSVYRTDNKSAIEGVLKENIFIFDHHRQATSTDFAPKINKIIDPSVSSASEIVCEILRMHPEDIIIDWKIAQMLLNGIYLDTLQFQKNVTAKTFEAASWLETKGANSTNSNQALKIDSEAKKIVDELLENLQEIKPGYFLAYKDILASDDIISVTAEEILRISDRKASFVIARNEKGDSYKMSARGIGVNVQLIAEAVGGGGHFSTAAAVSKENLDVFIDNLKQAIISSNNP; from the coding sequence ATGAAAAATATCAAGTTTAATATTAAGAAAAAGAAATTTATTATCAATATTGCTCTTTTAACTATATTCATAATATTATTTGTTGTTTTTCTTAGTCTATACGTAATTCAAATAAGTCAAAATCATCCATATTACTACCATATTATTTTTGTTTTATTATTCATAATTACGCTTGGATTAGTGTCATTTATGGCCATAGAAACAATATCTAATTTTATCTATTACAATAGAATAGGTCAAGAGTCATTTAATTCCTCTTTGGATGAAGTTAATAAGCATAATTTAGTGGGAATAATTATCTATAGTGTAGATAATAAAATTATTTGAACTAGCCAATTTATTAATGATGTTTTTGGAAATAAATGATTAGGTAAAAAAATAAGTGCTTTTTTTAATCATCTAAAAGTAGCTGATTTTAATAAAAAAAGTTTTGAATTTAGACATGACAATAATTTCTATTCGGTAGAATTTTGATATTTAAAAAATTCTTTAGTAATTAGAGATATTACCATTGAAAAAAATTTAATGAATTTATATGACAAAAGAACTGTTGTTATCGGCGAAGTAGAAATAGATAACTATCAACTTTATCAATCACTTCTTTCTGATGATCAAATGTTTAATTTAAATACTTTAGTTATTAGTGTTTTAGATAAATTAGCAACTGATTACAATTTAGTTTATAGGCAATATAATCCTAATGGTAAGTTTTTAATAATAACTGATAAAGAATCAATTGAAAAAATGCAAAGAAACAATTTTGGTTTTTTTGAACTAACTTATACTTTGGATAGAAAAACTGATAGAAAATTCACAATTTCTTTATCTGCAGGTTTTGCTTCAGGCATTAATTTATTAAGCGAAAAAATGCAAAAAGCCAAAGATGCTTTATCTTTAGCTCAAAGTAGAGGTGGTAATCAAGTAGCTATTATCAACAATAATCTAAATGCTTTCTACTATGGTTCAAGTAATGAAATTACTCCTTCAACTGATAGAACAAAACTAACAAACATAATTAAAGTTCTCGATGAAACCTTGAAACAAAAAACTGTTAAAAAAGCCATAATTTATGGTCATGCTAATGCTGATTTAGATGCGATTGGTTCTTCATTAGGTTTAGTTGCTTTAGTAAGACATTATGGCAAAGAAGCTTATATATGTACTTCATCACAGGATTCTACTACTAAAAAAATTCTCAATCAATATTATCCAAATAGCGATATTTTTATTAAGCCAAAACAGGCTGATAAATTAAAGAAAGAAAAAGATACTTTAATATTTTTAACTGATGTTTCTTCAGTTTATAGAACAGATAATAAAAGTGCTATTGAAGGTGTTTTAAAAGAAAATATTTTTATCTTTGATCATCACAGACAAGCAACATCTACTGATTTTGCTCCTAAAATTAACAAAATAATTGATCCCTCAGTTTCTTCTGCATCAGAAATTGTTTGTGAAATTTTAAGAATGCATCCAGAAGATATTATTATTGATTGAAAAATAGCGCAAATGCTTTTAAATGGTATTTATTTAGATACTTTACAATTTCAAAAAAATGTAACTGCGAAAACTTTTGAAGCAGCTTCTTGATTAGAAACTAAAGGTGCAAATTCAACAAATAGCAATCAAGCATTAAAAATAGATAGTGAAGCTAAAAAAATTGTTGATGAATTATTAGAAAATTTACAAGAAATTAAACCAGGTTATTTCCTAGCTTATAAAGATATACTAGCTTCTGATGATATTATTTCAGTAACTGCTGAAGAAATTTTAAGAATTAGTGATAGAAAAGCTTCGTTTGTAATTGCTAGAAATGAAAAGGGTGATTCTTATAAAATGAGTGCTAGAGGAATTGGAGTAAATGTGCAATTAATTGCTGAAGCAGTAGGTGGCGGAGGGCATTTTTCAACTGCTGCTGCAGTAAGTAAGGAAAATTTAGATGTATTTATTGACAATCTTAAACAAGCAATAATTAGTTCAAATAACCCATAG
- a CDS encoding PDDEXK family nuclease, with the protein MSDYKTIISREFGTVVADIKKLANKKRESWYQSEQKLEESFIEILKNQNYEYLEIHDNKTLVKNLRKQIERLNNYKFQSDNE; encoded by the coding sequence ATGAGTGATTATAAAACAATAATTTCGCGTGAATTTGGAACTGTAGTTGCGGATATAAAAAAATTGGCTAATAAAAAAAGAGAAAGTTGATATCAATCTGAACAAAAATTAGAAGAAAGTTTTATTGAAATTTTAAAAAATCAAAATTACGAATATTTAGAAATTCATGACAATAAAACTTTAGTAAAAAATTTACGTAAACAAATTGAAAGATTGAATAATTATAAGTTTCAAAGTGATAATGAATAG
- a CDS encoding B3/B4 domain-containing protein: protein MKKIIIDNLIFELYPNLNIATLVVKNLNASNKDKNYFLNLLDDALKYVPKHLPEEQLSENKVIKKWREAYKKFPNEKGNKSSVENLLKRAKNQNKLPSISPLVDVYNYISVKYGVPCGGEDLETIEGDIHFTFAKGNENFVTYGSNVNEPPKAGEVVYKDNAGIICRSFNWRESVRTMLRENSKNIVFFIEEVDENYTDVNLAIKELQNLIQEVFNTESSIYILNKEHNIIEI, encoded by the coding sequence ATGAAAAAAATTATTATTGACAATTTAATTTTCGAACTATATCCAAATTTAAATATTGCTACATTAGTTGTTAAAAATTTAAACGCTAGCAACAAGGATAAAAATTATTTTTTAAATCTACTTGATGATGCTTTAAAATATGTACCAAAACATTTACCGGAAGAACAATTAAGTGAAAATAAAGTAATAAAAAAATGAAGAGAAGCATATAAAAAATTTCCAAATGAAAAGGGTAATAAATCTTCTGTTGAAAATTTATTAAAAAGAGCTAAAAACCAAAATAAATTACCTTCAATTTCTCCTTTAGTTGACGTATATAACTATATTTCAGTTAAATATGGTGTTCCTTGTGGAGGCGAAGATTTAGAAACTATTGAAGGCGATATTCATTTTACTTTTGCAAAAGGAAATGAAAATTTTGTTACATATGGTTCAAATGTAAATGAACCTCCTAAAGCGGGTGAAGTAGTTTATAAAGATAATGCAGGCATAATTTGTCGTTCTTTCAATTGAAGAGAATCAGTTAGAACAATGCTAAGAGAAAATAGTAAAAATATCGTGTTTTTTATTGAAGAAGTTGATGAAAATTATACTGATGTTAACTTAGCAATTAAAGAATTACAAAATTTAATTCAAGAGGTTTTTAATACAGAAAGTTCGATTTATATACTTAATAAAGAACACAACATTATTGAAATTTAA
- a CDS encoding cation-translocating P-type ATPase: MNKEISYYKSGLTSSEVVQKRKEFGKNTLIKEKKVNWFIAFLKQFMDPMVILLIIAAIVSLSLAIYTSISGNSSSTEQIVSFIEPAIIVLVIVLNSSLGAYQEVKSDQAVRALAKLNEANATVIRDNKTEIILAEELVVGDILLLNAGDFISADARLIESFNLKVVESSLTGESLSVDKEADFGKENDPILANNKHLIYSGTYVTNGRAIAVVEKIGHNTEIGKINDMIQNQKKNATPLQIKLNKLSKIFGISGIILFFISFIIQIVLINVIKNSWSEPRPYIDSLVIGISLAVAAIPEGLITFTTVLLSIGVAQMSKQKALAKNLLAVETLGSVSIICSDKTGTLTENKMTVVDGYLNNKYLSQLTDIDDDFILLAKYLTLCNDANISYDERNQIYKEIGDPTEIGLLKFAHKYDITKEKLNKEFNIIHALPFDSDRKLSSVLVEKNNKKYLITKGAPDVILNRSLIDDNNSEEIHNVNSFFAKKSYRVLAVGIKELNKNNIDFEDENNLIFVGLVAMIDPPRANVKNSISLAKKAGIKTVMITGDHLDTAVAIAKDLGIYNANDLAVNGNELASWNDDELKEKVSSISVYARVNPSDKLRIVKAWQAHEKVVAMTGDGVNDAPALKASDIGCAMGITGTDVSKQAADLVLVDDNFNTIVNSVKNGRLIFDKIKVVIMNLLISSLTEVLVMLIGMIAFFLYFKDKLGEAEFYIFGASQLLWINLLTHGLPAIALGLVNSEKNVMNRDPYSKNESIFSRGMGLSLLLQSLLLSLLTLIAFWLGGYIAMQKENVNGEEILKAASTAGFLTLGIAASLNSINLMSEKSIFKSSLKRYWIVWVAALFSVLCTMFVVFVPYLSEIFRMVTNVWAMPILLAVSIPLALILTFSNEMYKLFKFLKNKNSNNKI; encoded by the coding sequence ATGAATAAAGAAATAAGCTATTATAAAAGTGGCTTAACTAGTTCAGAAGTTGTCCAGAAAAGAAAAGAGTTTGGTAAAAATACATTAATAAAAGAAAAAAAAGTTAATTGATTTATCGCTTTTCTTAAACAATTTATGGATCCTATGGTCATATTACTAATAATTGCAGCGATAGTTAGTTTATCTTTAGCTATTTATACTTCTATTAGTGGTAATTCTTCTTCAACTGAACAAATAGTTTCATTTATTGAGCCCGCAATCATAGTCTTAGTTATTGTTTTAAATAGTTCATTGGGGGCTTATCAAGAAGTAAAAAGTGATCAAGCGGTTAGAGCGCTTGCTAAACTTAATGAAGCCAATGCAACTGTAATTAGAGATAATAAAACCGAAATCATTTTAGCTGAAGAATTAGTTGTTGGCGATATTTTGCTTTTAAATGCAGGTGATTTTATTAGTGCGGATGCACGTTTAATTGAAAGCTTTAACTTAAAAGTAGTTGAATCTTCATTAACAGGGGAAAGTTTATCTGTAGATAAAGAAGCTGACTTTGGAAAAGAAAATGATCCTATTTTGGCTAATAATAAGCACTTAATTTATTCAGGAACATATGTCACTAACGGGCGTGCTATTGCAGTGGTAGAAAAAATAGGACATAATACCGAAATAGGCAAAATTAACGATATGATTCAAAACCAAAAGAAAAATGCTACTCCTTTACAAATTAAGCTTAATAAATTAAGTAAAATTTTCGGTATTTCAGGAATTATTCTTTTCTTTATAAGTTTTATTATTCAAATTGTGCTTATTAACGTTATTAAAAATAGTTGAAGCGAACCAAGACCATATATTGATTCATTAGTAATAGGAATTAGTTTAGCAGTTGCGGCTATTCCAGAAGGTTTAATTACTTTTACTACTGTTTTATTAAGTATTGGTGTTGCACAAATGTCAAAGCAAAAAGCTTTAGCTAAAAATCTTTTAGCAGTAGAAACGCTTGGTTCAGTTTCGATTATTTGTAGTGATAAAACTGGGACTTTAACAGAAAATAAAATGACCGTTGTTGATGGTTATTTAAATAATAAATATTTGAGTCAACTTACAGATATAGATGATGATTTTATTCTATTAGCTAAATATTTAACTTTGTGTAATGATGCTAATATTTCATATGATGAGAGGAATCAAATTTATAAAGAAATTGGTGATCCAACAGAAATAGGATTATTAAAATTTGCCCATAAATATGACATAACTAAAGAAAAATTAAATAAAGAATTTAATATTATTCATGCTCTGCCTTTTGATAGTGATAGAAAATTATCTTCTGTTTTAGTAGAAAAAAACAATAAGAAATATCTTATTACTAAAGGTGCTCCTGACGTTATCTTAAATAGATCTTTAATAGATGATAATAATAGCGAAGAAATTCATAATGTTAATAGTTTTTTTGCTAAAAAAAGTTATCGTGTATTAGCTGTTGGAATTAAAGAATTAAATAAAAATAATATCGATTTCGAAGATGAAAATAATTTAATTTTTGTAGGTCTAGTTGCAATGATTGATCCTCCTAGAGCTAATGTTAAAAATAGTATTTCTTTGGCCAAAAAAGCTGGTATTAAAACAGTTATGATCACTGGCGATCATTTGGATACTGCTGTTGCAATTGCTAAAGATTTAGGCATTTATAACGCAAATGATTTAGCAGTAAATGGAAATGAATTAGCTTCATGAAATGATGATGAATTAAAAGAAAAAGTTTCTTCAATTAGTGTCTATGCAAGAGTTAATCCAAGTGATAAACTAAGAATTGTCAAAGCATGGCAAGCGCATGAAAAAGTCGTAGCTATGACAGGAGATGGTGTAAATGATGCTCCAGCTCTTAAAGCAAGTGATATTGGTTGTGCAATGGGAATAACTGGAACAGATGTTTCTAAGCAAGCAGCAGATTTAGTTTTAGTTGATGATAACTTTAATACAATTGTTAATTCAGTTAAAAATGGTAGATTAATTTTTGACAAAATTAAAGTTGTTATTATGAATTTATTAATTTCTTCTTTGACCGAAGTGTTAGTAATGCTTATTGGTATGATCGCTTTTTTCCTTTATTTTAAAGATAAATTAGGTGAAGCAGAATTTTATATTTTTGGTGCTTCGCAATTGCTTTGAATTAATTTATTAACACATGGCTTGCCTGCTATTGCATTAGGTCTAGTAAATAGTGAAAAAAATGTAATGAATCGCGATCCTTATTCGAAAAATGAAAGTATTTTTTCTAGGGGGATGGGTTTAAGTTTGCTTTTACAATCTTTACTTCTATCATTACTTACTCTAATAGCTTTTTGATTGGGTGGCTATATTGCAATGCAAAAAGAAAATGTTAATGGAGAAGAAATTTTAAAAGCAGCTTCAACAGCAGGATTTTTAACATTAGGAATTGCTGCTTCATTAAATAGCATTAATTTAATGAGTGAAAAATCAATTTTTAAATCTTCTTTAAAAAGATATTGAATTGTTTGAGTAGCAGCTTTATTTTCTGTTTTATGTACTATGTTCGTTGTTTTTGTACCGTACTTATCAGAAATTTTTAGAATGGTTACAAATGTTTGAGCTATGCCTATTCTTTTAGCTGTTTCTATTCCTTTAGCTTTGATTTTAACTTTTAGTAATGAAATGTACAAACTATTTAAATTTTTGAAAAATAAAAATTCAAATAATAAAATTTAA
- the dnaB gene encoding replicative DNA helicase, whose protein sequence is MKNEVSFDNNVVIWDRKTEWNLLALILLRQENSHEIIPYLEAEDFYDINDRQLFIIMRDLYDQAKSINEDSILEKAIELGYLNVDEFFLAEVYTANAFVQNLVDYREKLIELSKLRKLQNGINEVNSLLYRQVSNSEEVIDKLQNLIFQIERVDNGKLFLSSQEVSNSYYEKLNILKNRDDNEIVGLSTGFSSLDYVNQGFQPTELIILAARPAVGKTTLALNIALNVANNKLNPKNVAFFSLEMSPEQLMSKIYSTISGVEASKLKNVKFLTNDEWIKIANAKINHIDKLNLFIDDTGSATLRTLIWKAKRLHKQKKLDLIIVDYLQLITTDNLNKNDNRQIEVSKVSRSLKLLAKELNIPIIALSQLSRDVEKRQDKEPMLSDLRESGAIEQDADIVAFLHREDYYNSGKRNNLNKENEDSDLKDIAITKLIIAKNRSGPTTDVEFIFKKSIGKFFDKKELFDTYNNQIKNDFN, encoded by the coding sequence ATGAAAAATGAAGTTTCCTTTGACAATAATGTTGTTATTTGAGATAGAAAAACTGAATGAAATCTTTTAGCATTAATACTTTTAAGACAAGAAAATTCGCATGAAATAATTCCTTATTTGGAAGCAGAAGATTTTTATGACATCAACGATAGACAACTTTTTATCATAATGAGAGATTTGTATGACCAAGCAAAATCAATTAATGAAGATTCAATTTTAGAAAAAGCTATAGAACTAGGTTATTTAAATGTTGACGAATTTTTTCTAGCTGAAGTTTATACCGCAAATGCTTTTGTACAAAATTTGGTAGATTATCGCGAAAAATTAATTGAATTATCTAAATTAAGAAAGTTACAAAACGGAATTAATGAAGTTAATAGTTTGCTTTATAGACAAGTTTCTAATTCTGAAGAAGTTATTGATAAATTACAAAATTTGATTTTTCAAATCGAGAGAGTCGATAATGGCAAATTATTTCTTTCCAGTCAAGAAGTAAGTAATAGTTATTATGAAAAATTAAATATTCTCAAAAATAGAGATGATAATGAAATAGTAGGACTTTCAACTGGTTTTTCATCATTAGATTATGTAAATCAAGGTTTTCAACCTACTGAATTGATAATTTTAGCTGCTAGACCAGCAGTTGGAAAAACTACTTTAGCCCTTAATATAGCTTTAAACGTCGCAAACAATAAATTAAATCCTAAAAACGTGGCCTTTTTTTCCTTGGAAATGTCTCCCGAACAATTAATGAGCAAAATTTATAGCACTATTTCAGGTGTTGAAGCTTCAAAACTTAAAAATGTTAAATTTTTAACTAACGATGAATGAATTAAAATTGCTAATGCTAAAATTAATCACATTGATAAATTAAATCTATTTATAGATGATACTGGTTCAGCCACTTTGAGAACATTGATTTGAAAAGCAAAAAGATTACATAAGCAAAAGAAATTAGATTTAATAATTGTTGATTATTTGCAATTAATTACAACAGATAATTTAAATAAAAATGATAATAGACAAATTGAAGTTTCTAAAGTAAGTAGAAGCTTAAAATTATTAGCTAAAGAATTAAATATTCCAATAATTGCTCTTAGTCAATTATCAAGAGATGTAGAAAAAAGACAAGATAAAGAACCTATGCTTTCTGATTTAAGAGAAAGTGGGGCAATTGAACAAGATGCAGACATAGTAGCATTTTTACATCGTGAAGATTATTACAATAGTGGAAAAAGAAATAATTTAAATAAGGAAAATGAAGATAGCGATTTAAAAGATATTGCTATAACTAAATTAATTATTGCCAAAAATAGAAGTGGTCCAACTACTGATGTAGAATTTATTTTTAAAAAATCAATTGGCAAATTTTTCGATAAAAAAGAACTTTTTGACACTTATAACAACCAAATCAAAAATGATTTTAACTAA